The DNA segment TGCAGCACGGTGCTGATGCGCTGAGCAATGATGAAGGTGGTGGAATTGGCAGCCACCTGGGCCAGGGCGGCACGGATCCGGGTCTCCGTCTGCACATCAACTGCCGAGGTCGAGTCGTCCAGGATGAGAATGCGCGGGCGAACTAGCAGGGCACGCGCGATGGCAATGCGTTGCTTCTGTCCGCCGGAGAGTGCGGCGCCTCGCTCACCGACAACAGTATCGTATCCGCGCGGCAGGGAGATGATGAAATCGTGCGCCTGAGCGGCACGGGCGCAGGCCACTACCTCATCGTCCGCGGCATCGGGGCGGCCGTAGGCGATGTTGCTGCGGATGGACCCGTAGAAGAGCACGGTTTCCTGCATGGCCACCCCGATGTGACCCCGGAGAGAAGCCAGGGTAAGGTCACGCACGTCGTGCCCGTCCACCGTAATACGCCCCCGCGACACGTCGTAAAAGCGCGGTATGAGGTTGACCAGGCTGGATTTGCCTGAGCCGGTTGCGCCCAGGATGGCAACGTTTTGGCCGGGCTGAGCGGTCCAGCTCACGTGGTCAAGCACCGGCTCAGAGCAGTCATCGTTGTAGCTGAAACAGACGTCTTCAAACGCAACCCGGCCCTCGCAAGTGGTCAGCTCCAGCGCGCCCGGTTTCTCCTGCACCAGCGGAGGCGCATCGAGCACCTCCAGGATGCGCGTGGCCGATGCCGCGGCAGACGAAAACAGCGCCGCGATGTTACCCAACATTACCACCGGATAGGTGATCGTGGCGAGGTAGTTGACGAAGGCCATCACCTCGCCCACAGTAAAGCGGCCGGCGATCACTTTCTGGCCGCCGAACCACACCACGGCCGACACCCCCAGGTTGAGCAGCCAGATGCTGGTGGGCATCAAGGCCGCCATGAACTGGTTGACGCGGATGGTCTGGTCGGTCAGGTCGACGTTGGCCACGTCGAAACGGCCGCTCTCGAAATCGCGGCGCACGAATGCCTTGACCAGACGCACACCGGACAAGTTCTCCTGGAGCAGGTTGTTCAATCGGTCCATCTTGACCTGCACACTCCGGAAGAGGGGCAGTGCCCGGTCGGCAAAGGCAAACACCACGACGAGGGTTAACAGCAGCAACGAGAAGAGGATGAACGCTAGTTGTCGATTAACCTGCGCCATGAGGATCATGCTGCCAACAATCAGCAGGGGGGAGCGGGTCAACACGCGCATGGACATCATCACCAGCATCTGCACCGAGCTGACGTCGCTCCCGAGGCGCACCATCAGCGTTCCAGTGTGCAGGCGGTCGAGGTTCCCGAAGGAGAGGGTCTGAATATGGCGGAAGGCGGCATTTCGTATATCAGCGCCAAAGGACTGCGATACCCGCACGGCCAGCGCCGTGTTCCCGAGCGACAAAAGCGCTCCAGCGATGGAGGCGGCTACCATCATCGCCGCCGTTCGCACCACTGCCGCCAGGTCGTGACGAGCCACTCCCTGGTCGATGACCTGCTGAAGGAGTCGGGGAATGGCCAGGTCGGCTCCTGCCATGCAGAAGAGCAAGAGCAGGGCGATGATCGCCTGGCCAACATATGGCTTGAGAAAACGCAGCAGTCTTGTCACGCGACGCGAGCCCCCTGGAGTAGTCAAACAGGCCGGCTGAGAATAGCGTACCGGCGGCCGATTGTCAAACCGCAGTTGCGTTTGGAGAGGGTCACCCCGAGTACGGTTGACCCGACTCTGTTTCGCGCCTAGAATGGCCATAGACTACCAGTCCAGTCCCATACGAACGGAGGTGTCCACGTGCAAGCGGAAATCACTTCCCCCTCGCCTTTGCTCGACTCCAGCGGTCGCCTGACGCAAGTCGGCTGGTCGCGCCAGCCACTGCTCGACTGCAATCTGGAGAATGTGTCCTTCTACCGCTGCCGCGCACTCCAGCCGCTGCGGGTCAAGCGCTGGGATTACTACGGCCTCACCACTCCCGAGTTGTTCTTCTCGGTAACCCTGTCTCATGTGGGCTACTTGGGGCTGCCCTTCATCTATGCCGTCGACCTTGCCACCGGTGAAATGTGCGAAGAAACGCTGCTCATCCCCTTTGGCAAAGGCGTCGAGCTGGCCCGGAACAGCACGGAGGGCGCCTGCTCATTCGACAATGGCCGGGTCAAGATCGCTTTCACTGTCCAGGGCCAGGCACGCACCGTGCGGGTGGACTGGCCAGCCTTTAATCGCGGCGAAGGCATCTCCTGCGACCTGACCATGAGCTGTCCACCCGAGCACGAGTCGATGGTCATCGTGACCCCTATTGCGTCGAAGAGGTTCTACTACAACCGCAAGACCAACTGCCTGCGCACAACGGGCTGGATCCAGAGAGGCGGGCGCCGAAGCGAGATCAGCCCCGACCGGGCGCTTGCTACCCTGGATTGGGGTAGAGGCGTCTGGGAGTACAAGGGCTTTTGGGTGTGGGCGAGCTCGTCCGGATTCCTGCCTGATGGCAGGACCCTCGGGCTCAATATGGGCTATGGATTTGGCGATACCAGTGCCGCAACGGAAAACGCCTTCATCCTGGACGGCAGGGTGCACAAGCTGGAACAGGTCGATTTCGAGTACAGCTCCCGGTCATTCATGAGCCCATGGAAGATGCATTCGCCGGACGGCAGGCTGGACCTGGTGTTTGAGCCGTTCAAGGAGCGGGTAGCCAAGAGCGAACTGCTGGTTCTGTCCAGCGAGGTGCATCAGATGTTCGGCCGCTACTCCGGGACTCTCAAGACCGACGAAGGTGAGACGCTGCACGTCGAGAACCAGGTCGGGTGGGCGGAAGAACACCACGCCAAGTGGTGACCGAGAACGCGGCGCAGCTTTGCGGTAGGCCTGGAGGCAATCGAGGAGGAAGACATGCTAACCGATAGCGAAAAGATGACCTTGCTCAAGCTGGCGAGGTCGACGCTGGAAGCCTTTTTCGCCGACCGGGAGCAGCCCCAGATGGACAACCCGTCAGCGGGTTTGCGAGAGCACTGCGGCGCGTTCGTGACCCTGACCGAGCAGGGCGAGCTGAGGGGCTGCATCGGCCACTTGCGCAGCGAGCAGGAACTGTACCTCACCATTCAGCAGATGGCCATCGCCGCGGCGACGGAGGATCCTCGTTTCAGGCCGGTCTCGGCGGCGGAGCTGGCCCTGGTCCACATCGAGATCTCCGTGCTGAGTCCGATGGTCAGGGTAGCCGACGTGAAAGAAATCGAGATCGGGCGCGATGGGTTGTACATCGTCAGTGGTTTTCAATCGGGGGTGCTGCTGCCACAGGTCGCCACCGAGTGGGGTTGGGACAGGGACGAGTTCCTGGAGCAGGTGTGCCGCAAAGCAGGGCTGCCCCGCAACGCGTGGAGGGCCGGCTCGACGCTCTACCGCTTCAGTGCCCAGGTGTTCGAAGAACAGCTGCAGGCCAAGAGCGCTTGACATCCGATTTGCTTTGTGCTACGATGACGCTGCGTCACCTGCCGTGTTCGTGATGCGCCGTATGTTTTGAGCCAACATGTGTTTCAAACGGGAATCATAGTGCTCAAGGGAATGTAGTAGCTTCCGAGCCAGGCAAACCCGCGAGGTTAGGTTCCCACCTGCGAGAGCAGGTTCGAAACTAAAGTGCACACGGCATGGCGGGGACGCCTTCTTTTTGTCTGGCGGGGTGCATGAGACGCGACCGGATCGCAGAAGATATCTACACATTCAGCAGCGACGTTTACGCTCAGGTCACCTCCGGAGTCATCCTGACCACCGAGGGCACCATCGTCATCGATACCCTCCCCTTCCCCGAGGAAACCCGCCAGGTGCTGGCCTTTGCCCGCGAACGAGGCAAGGGGCCGGTGCGTTATGTCATCAACACCCACCACCACTCGGACCACACCAACGGCAACTTTTTGTTTCCGGAGGCAGAGGTCATCGGACACCGTTTGTGTCGCCAGAAGATGCTGACCTCTGGCGTGCGCACCCTTGCCGAAGCGAAACGGGAGCAGCCCGAACTGAACGAGGTGGAGCTCAGACCGCCCAACGTTGTCTTTGAGCACGATGTCTATGTGCACCTTGGTGGCCGAGCGCTGTGCCTCACTCCCCTGCCCGGTCATACCGAGGATTCAATCGGGGTGATGATCGAGGGCGACCGGATCTTATTCTCCGGTGATGCGGTGCTGCCTGTGCCTCACGTGGTCTGGGGAGACCCTGAGGAGATGATTCGTTCCCTCAAGGCGGTTCGAACGCTGAAACCAGAGAGCGTCATCCAGGGGCACGGAGATCTCTTGCTCAAGGGCGAACTCGTCGACGAGATCGAGTCCAGCATTCACTACCTGGAGTGCGTCACGACCAGGGTGCGGGAGCTGGTTCAGAAACGTGCACCCACCTCCGCGCTGCTCGAGATCGACATCGAATCGTGCGGCAAGTCGCGAGTGCCGTTGGATGGCCTGGTGCAGTTCCTGCACCGGGACAATCTACTCGCACTCTACCACAAGTACCAGGCTGCCGAACGTCCCAGGAAGCCAGCCAGTTAGCGCCGTATTTGTTGCCCCGGTACTACCTGCTCTCTAGCCGATCACCTTCTCGATCGGATGAGCGGCCATGATGCGCGTTGTCAGGCGGAACGACAGCTTTTTCCAGAACTGGAGGTCATCGCCTGGCACAGTCACGCAGAGGCTCGTTGCCCCCTTCTCCTTAAAGCGCCTGGCCGACTCGCGCACGAGAGCGGTGCCAATTCCGCGACGCTGGTGGTCCGGATGCACTGAAACGATATGGATCAGTGCCTTGGAACCATCGTAGACCCCCCTGCTCATACCAACAACCTGACCACCATCCTCGGCCACAAGAAAGACCGCTGCCTGGCACTGATGCACCCGCATCATGGCCTCCGGCCCTTCAGAGGCGGGATCGCCGTACTGGAGGTTCATCTTGAGAATCTCCACCAGGGCCTCGCAATCGCTCGCTCGAAAGTCACGGATGATCATGGGTTGCCTCCCTGGAGAGCCCCACCTGGCAGTGTCCGGCCGGTTGGCCGAGGCCGCTGCTCTACTCGCTGCCCTTCTTGAATGCCCCCAACTGACAGGGTGTGATCCTGATCCCGAGGGTCTCGGCTGCGTTGCTCACAGTCATCTTCTCGACCTTGAGCGAGCGGGCGATCTTCCACGCCGCAGCGCAACTGATGTTGCCGTCCTTTTTCACCGCCGCTCGAATGGCCGATTCGAGCTCCGGCGGCACCTTGTCCATTGCTCGAACGGTCTTGTGCTTGCCCTCGCTCTTGGGACCATAGCCAAACAGCCCTAGCTGGCAGCGGCTCAGCCGTATTCCGCCTTCGTCGCAGGCATTGCCAATCTGACGCGGGGTGACCTTGAGTTTCTTCGCGAGCTCAAATGCCACCTCACATGGAAGCTGCCCTTGCTCCAACACCGCCTGGATCTCTTTGTTCAGTGTGGCCAACTCGACTCTCCTCCGATGTCCGTTGTTCGCCGCCATTCGAGCACGAACTGCGTGTCGAAACGAGGACGGCTTTTTGTCCGCAAAGGATGCTGCCAGTATAATCGTTCTGGCCTCAGGCGCAAACTCGCTCTGGAGGTAATGATGAGAGTACTCATGCTCTCCTGGGAATATCCACCGCATGTCGTGGGCGGGCTCGGCCGGCACGTGGCCGACATCGTGCCTGCGCTCGTTCAAGAAGGCGTTACAGTCCATCTGGTGACCCCTCGTTGGGCAGGCGGCGACCCATTCGAACGTGACGGACAGCTCACCGTGTACCGCGTCGACCCGGCGCCAGAATCCGGGCTCGATTTCTTCGCCACCACGGTGAGGGTCAACGCCCGACTGGAAGCCACGGCGGAGGACATCTGCCGTCGCGAGAACATCCAGTTGATTCACAATCACGACTGGCTGACTTCTTTCGCTGCCATCGCGCTGAAGCACAGGCACAAGCTGCCGCTCCTAGCTACCATACACGCCACGGAGCGTGGCCGGGCCAGGGGCCCACTCGGCACGGAGGTGCAGCGGTCGATTGACCACGCCGAGTGGAACCTCACCTATGAGGCGTGGAGGGTCATCAACTGCAGCAGGTACATGGCCGGCGAGGTGATGGACTTTTTCGCCACACCAGCCGACAAGATCGATGTGATCCCCAACGGGGTCACAGCCGGGCAGTTCGCGCGCCGTGACACCAAGGACCTGTCGACCTTCCGCGCCGGATACGCGGCGCCCACCGAGGACATTGTGCTCTACGTCGGCCGGGTTGTGGCGGAAAAAGGCTTGCAGGTACTGGTTGAGGCAGTGCCCCTGGTGCTGGCGGAGCATCCCAACGCCAAGTTCGTGGTGGCGGGAACAGGATGGCTGCTGCCCACGTTGCAGAAGCGGGCCAGCGAACTCGGGGTGGCCAGCAAGATCTACTTCACTGGCTTTATCCCCGATGAGGATCGCGATGGGCTCTACCGTGTGGCCTCCTGCGCCGTGTTCCCGAGCCTGTATGAGCCTTTCGGCATCGTCGCGCTGGAAGCAATGGCGGCCAAGGTGCCGGTAGTCGTATCTCTGGCGGGGGGCCTGCAGGAAGTCGTGCGTCATTCAGAGACGGGGATCACCGTCCACCCGGACAACCCGGTGTCGCTGGCCTGGGGGATCAACCACACCCTGGCGCGACCTGACTGGGCCAGGCAGAGGGCAGAAAACGCCTATCAGGTTGTCCTGAGCGAGTTCAACTGGCAGAAGATCGCGCGAGAGACTCTGGCCGTCTACTCGCGCGTCGTCACCGAGCGGTCCCGCACCTCCTGGTAGGAGCCGCTCATTGAAGCTGGACCTGCACGTTCATACCTGCTACTCCTACGACTGTCTGCTTTCTCTGCCGGACCTGATCAAGGCCGCGTCTCAAAGAGGGTTGGACGGAGTTGCGGTGCTGGACCACGACGAGATCGATGGGGCCAAGCGGCTCCGCGAGCTGGCCCCTTTCGAGGTGCTCGTCGGCGAGGAGATTGGCACGAGTGATGGCGGCATTGCCGGGTTGTTCCTCAAGGAGCGAATCCCGCCGCACCTGACGGCCGAAGAAACGGTGGAGCGAATCCACCACCAGGGCGGGCTCGTCCTGGTACCTCACCCCCTGTCGCGAGGCGTGCCGGGAAGGATCGAACGGCGCAAGCTGCAGGAGATCCTCAGCCAGGTCGACATTATCGAGGGGTACAACGCCCGGGCACAACTGGCGGCAGATGACGAGGAGGCCAGGCGATTGGCCGCACGGTTCGGGATAGCGACCAGCGCTGGTTCCGATGCCCACTGGGCCTGCGAGGTTGGTCGGGCCTGGACGGAGGTAGAGCCAGCGCGCAGCCCCGCCGCTTTCCTGGCCAATCTTCGACAGGGACGGCTCCACTATGCGGCCAAGACGCCGTACCTTGTGGCCGCCCTCACGATCGCAGTGATCGCTCCGCGCACGTTATGGCGCTCGCTGCGCAAGCCGGCGCAAAGCCTCAACTAGCTCCGGGCTCCAGCCCCGGGCGAGAGTACCTCGCCAAGCACCTGGAAGAGGATGGCCACCGTCCGCTCACCTACCGGCGCGCAAAAGCCTGCGGCATCCGGCTTTTCGTACTGCGCCCTGATCGGCTCGCATTTGGTGCTGCCAAATTCCGCCGCGAACCGCTCACGCAGTCTGGTGACTATCTCACGAGCTCTGGATTCGTCAAACTCGGGGCTCTGACGGCCATAGAGAGCGCCGACTACCATCACCGCACCGGCCAGCGCCCCGCACATCTCCTGGTGCGTACCCGCCACGCCCCCGCCAAAGAT comes from the Chloroflexi bacterium ADurb.Bin180 genome and includes:
- a CDS encoding putative ABC transporter ATP-binding protein, producing MTRLLRFLKPYVGQAIIALLLLFCMAGADLAIPRLLQQVIDQGVARHDLAAVVRTAAMMVAASIAGALLSLGNTALAVRVSQSFGADIRNAAFRHIQTLSFGNLDRLHTGTLMVRLGSDVSSVQMLVMMSMRVLTRSPLLIVGSMILMAQVNRQLAFILFSLLLLTLVVVFAFADRALPLFRSVQVKMDRLNNLLQENLSGVRLVKAFVRRDFESGRFDVANVDLTDQTIRVNQFMAALMPTSIWLLNLGVSAVVWFGGQKVIAGRFTVGEVMAFVNYLATITYPVVMLGNIAALFSSAAASATRILEVLDAPPLVQEKPGALELTTCEGRVAFEDVCFSYNDDCSEPVLDHVSWTAQPGQNVAILGATGSGKSSLVNLIPRFYDVSRGRITVDGHDVRDLTLASLRGHIGVAMQETVLFYGSIRSNIAYGRPDAADDEVVACARAAQAHDFIISLPRGYDTVVGERGAALSGGQKQRIAIARALLVRPRILILDDSTSAVDVQTETRIRAALAQVAANSTTFIIAQRISTVLHADQIIILERGRVVALGRHEVLLRSSPLYREIYESQLGSLAVLHD
- the cphA_1 gene encoding Beta-lactamase precursor; translation: MRRDRIAEDIYTFSSDVYAQVTSGVILTTEGTIVIDTLPFPEETRQVLAFARERGKGPVRYVINTHHHSDHTNGNFLFPEAEVIGHRLCRQKMLTSGVRTLAEAKREQPELNEVELRPPNVVFEHDVYVHLGGRALCLTPLPGHTEDSIGVMIEGDRILFSGDAVLPVPHVVWGDPEEMIRSLKAVRTLKPESVIQGHGDLLLKGELVDEIESSIHYLECVTTRVRELVQKRAPTSALLEIDIESCGKSRVPLDGLVQFLHRDNLLALYHKYQAAERPRKPAS
- the ypeA_1 gene encoding Acetyltransferase YpeA, giving the protein MIIRDFRASDCEALVEILKMNLQYGDPASEGPEAMMRVHQCQAAVFLVAEDGGQVVGMSRGVYDGSKALIHIVSVHPDHQRRGIGTALVRESARRFKEKGATSLCVTVPGDDLQFWKKLSFRLTTRIMAAHPIEKVIG
- a CDS encoding Glycogen synthase; amino-acid sequence: MRVLMLSWEYPPHVVGGLGRHVADIVPALVQEGVTVHLVTPRWAGGDPFERDGQLTVYRVDPAPESGLDFFATTVRVNARLEATAEDICRRENIQLIHNHDWLTSFAAIALKHRHKLPLLATIHATERGRARGPLGTEVQRSIDHAEWNLTYEAWRVINCSRYMAGEVMDFFATPADKIDVIPNGVTAGQFARRDTKDLSTFRAGYAAPTEDIVLYVGRVVAEKGLQVLVEAVPLVLAEHPNAKFVVAGTGWLLPTLQKRASELGVASKIYFTGFIPDEDRDGLYRVASCAVFPSLYEPFGIVALEAMAAKVPVVVSLAGGLQEVVRHSETGITVHPDNPVSLAWGINHTLARPDWARQRAENAYQVVLSEFNWQKIARETLAVYSRVVTERSRTSW
- the ycdX gene encoding phosphatase YcdX, which translates into the protein MKLDLHVHTCYSYDCLLSLPDLIKAASQRGLDGVAVLDHDEIDGAKRLRELAPFEVLVGEEIGTSDGGIAGLFLKERIPPHLTAEETVERIHHQGGLVLVPHPLSRGVPGRIERRKLQEILSQVDIIEGYNARAQLAADDEEARRLAARFGIATSAGSDAHWACEVGRAWTEVEPARSPAAFLANLRQGRLHYAAKTPYLVAALTIAVIAPRTLWRSLRKPAQSLN
- a CDS encoding putative redox-active protein (C_GCAxxG_C_C), with the translated sequence MAIQDSTAARAGQLMRQGYHCSEAVLLSAGEHLLGSVSPSMIKVASIFGGGVAGTHQEMCGALAGAVMVVGALYGRQSPEFDESRAREIVTRLRERFAAEFGSTKCEPIRAQYEKPDAAGFCAPVGERTVAILFQVLGEVLSPGAGARS